AATGGCTCAGAGGACAAAAGTGGAGGTATTAGCGCTACCAGAATAGCAATAATGGTTACAGCAGGAGTATAGACTTTTGCAAAAGAGGTAATAAACCTCTCTGTCTGTGATTTTTTAGATGCTGCATTTTCTACAATTTCGATTATCTTTGCAATTGTAGAGTCCTTGTAAAAGCTCTTTGCCAGAACCTCAATTGTCCCATCAAGGCTTATTGACCCCGAAAACACCTCATCATTTTCCCTGATGGGGACCGGATGTGACTCACCTGTGATTGCGGATGTGTCAAGAAAACAGCTGCCTGCCACTACAATTCCGTCAACAGGAATTTTTTCACCGGCCCTGACAACTACTAAGTCACCCGGAACAATATCTTTCGGACTTACTCTTTTTATCTGGTTTTCAATTTTGAGGTTTGCATATTCAATTTCAAGATTTTTCAAAGAATTTATGGTTTTTCTTGACCTTCTGATTGCAATCTCTTCAAGCAGCTCTCCTATCCTGTAAAGAAGCATAACAAGTACTGCTTCGGGATATTCTTTTAGCAAAAATGCAGAGATTGTCGCAACCGTCATCAAAAAGTTCTCATCAAAGATTTTTAGCTGAATTAAATTTTTAAAAAACTTCCTTATGACATTCTCTCCTGCCAGAATATAGGAGAGTAGAAAAAGTCCTATTTGCCACCATGAGCTTTCAGAAGCAAAAAGTCCTGCTGTAAAGAGTAAAATTGAAGTTATTATCAAAAAAAGCTCTTTTATATCAATCACAGGTTTTTCGTCGGGCACTTGCAGAACTTTGACATCCGGTTCAATTTCATTTACAATCCTGTTCACACTTTCTAAAAACAGCTTATAATCTTTCCGGTCAATCTCTGCTGTTAGCTTTTTTGTCACAAAGTTCAAACTTGCATTTTTAACAAAGTCAAGAGAATTTACCTTTTGCTCAATTCTGGATGCACAGTACGCACACAAAAGATTTTCCAGTAAAAGCTCAACCTTAACAATTGCCAAGTTTGCCATCTCCTTTATGCTGTTATTGATGCTATTGAGATAATTTAAGCTTTCTCAGCAAGGTGCAAAAGCCCAAGCTCCAAAATGCTTTTTACATGTTCATCATTTAAGCTGTAATAGACAACCTTTCCTTCTTTTCTGCTTCTGACAAGCCTGAATGCCTTCAAAAGCCGCAGCTGGTGGGATATTGCCGACTGCGTTACCGAAAGCAGCGCCGCCAGATCGCATACGCACATCTCTGATATCAAAAGTGCGCTCAAAATCTTGACTCTTGTGGAGTCAGAAAACACCTTGAAAAACTCGGACAGATCAAACAGCTTCTCTTCATCCGGCAGCTCTTTTTTCACTTTTTCAAGGATATCCTGATGAATCACTGTGCATGTACAAGTTTCAATTTTTTTTGACATTTTTTCACCTCAAATCAAGAATTGATTGTAGATAGAGGTAATCAAATTCTATAAAATAAAACATATGAGCAATTATTCATATGTTTATTATATATCCTTTTGTGTCAAATTGTCAATGACAGCAGAATTCTCAGCAGAAAAAATAGCCTTATGGTTTTGAAATCCTTGACTCAAAATCTTTTCAAGTGCTACACTTGAAAAGAAGAGGATTTGTAAAAAAATTTTTCTGGGGGTTTGACAGGTGAACATAGTCCTTCTTACAATTGGCTATCCCCATCCCAAAAGGGATGTGTTTGTTGCAAACGAGATGGAGTTTCTTTGCAAAGCTTTCGACAGGGTTTTTATCTTGCCGGTTCAGGCAGGCAGGGTTTTGCCAGAGAAATTAAAAAACGGTGATAGATACAAACCCCACGAAAAGGTTAGGGTATGGGATGTTGAGTACACAATAAAAGATGTTTTGTTTATTTCACCAAAGCTAATGGGGCTTGCGATAAAGGAAGCTATCAGGGCAGTTTTTCAAAGAAGTACAATCAGATATAAAATGCTGCATCTCTGGATGATTTTCAGATGGATTTTTCTGACAAACATTACATTGAAAAATCTTAAAAAGCTGTTTGAAAAAGAAGGGATTGACCCGGAAGATACTGTGCTTTATTCATACTGGTTTCATTTTCTGGCTTTGAGCATTGCTCTTTTTGAAAAACCTGTTTTGCTAAAAGTTTCAAGAGCACACAGGTCAGAGCTATATGAAGAAGTTTATCCTCAGCCATTTAAAAGGTTTATTGTGAAAAAAATTGACAGAGTTTTTGCATGCTCTAAGATGGGTGCAGATTATATAAATGAAAAGTATAACACAGACAAAGCAGCCATTTCATACCTTGGAACTTTCAACGGCTATGAAGTAAATCCTGACAAAAAAAGGTTAAAGCCTTTTAAGATAGTCAGCTGTGCAAGGGTTGTCCCTGTAAAAAGGCTTGAGAAAATAGTGGATAGCCTTGAGAAAATAGAAAACCATAAGATTTCGTGGACACACATTGGAGATGGCGAGCTTTTTGAAAGTCTAAAAGAATATGCTCAAAGAAAACTTTCAAAAAAAGAAAATATCAAATACAATTTTATGGGATTTTTGCCAAATGACAAGATTATAGAATTTTATGCTAAAGAAGATTTCAACCTGTTTGTAAATACAAGCTCATCCGAAGGTCTACCTGTTTCAATCATGGAGGCAATATCATTTGGAATACCTGTTGTTGCAACAGATGTTGGAGGGGTGCGCGAGATAGTGATTGATGGTGTAAACGGCTATCTGCTAAAAAGAGACTTTGCAGAAGAGGATCTTGCAGGGCTCATAAAAAGGTTTATTGAAATGCCTGAAGAAGAGTACAGAAGATTTTGTATGGGGGCAATAAAGATATGGGAAGAGAAGTTCAATGCCAAAAGCGCCTATGAGAAATTTGTGTTTGAGATATTGAAGCTTGC
The Caldicellulosiruptor morganii DNA segment above includes these coding regions:
- a CDS encoding ArsR/SmtB family transcription factor; translation: MSKKIETCTCTVIHQDILEKVKKELPDEEKLFDLSEFFKVFSDSTRVKILSALLISEMCVCDLAALLSVTQSAISHQLRLLKAFRLVRSRKEGKVVYYSLNDEHVKSILELGLLHLAEKA
- a CDS encoding glycosyltransferase — translated: MNIVLLTIGYPHPKRDVFVANEMEFLCKAFDRVFILPVQAGRVLPEKLKNGDRYKPHEKVRVWDVEYTIKDVLFISPKLMGLAIKEAIRAVFQRSTIRYKMLHLWMIFRWIFLTNITLKNLKKLFEKEGIDPEDTVLYSYWFHFLALSIALFEKPVLLKVSRAHRSELYEEVYPQPFKRFIVKKIDRVFACSKMGADYINEKYNTDKAAISYLGTFNGYEVNPDKKRLKPFKIVSCARVVPVKRLEKIVDSLEKIENHKISWTHIGDGELFESLKEYAQRKLSKKENIKYNFMGFLPNDKIIEFYAKEDFNLFVNTSSSEGLPVSIMEAISFGIPVVATDVGGVREIVIDGVNGYLLKRDFAEEDLAGLIKRFIEMPEEEYRRFCMGAIKIWEEKFNAKSAYEKFVFEILKLANSKKELGLKDER